From the Flavimarina sp. Hel_I_48 genome, one window contains:
- a CDS encoding TolC family protein produces the protein MNYSIPRMIRLFIFLVGFVSFAQAQELLTVEEAVRIALENNYEIRLAKNELQIDVEGVSLGYAGILPNVQAQATDNNNIQDIYQVRSDGTVRELDNGKNNNLNYGVNLDWTLFDGFGMFARYDQLKELKNLGEAELQQAVLGRVADVMTTYFQLVQQKQELAALDSTLVISEQRVEFAQNRFTIGKASKLEVLNAQVDLNTDQTLLLRQVEEYSNTKTRLNEIIARDIETKFTVEDAMLVDQSLELESLEDKAKDQNPELQAQLINKRIAELQFKRVRANRYPVLVGTTGYNFNESESSLGFTTTSSSQGFNYGFTASVNIFDGFTQNRDEKIAKLQIENSAVIIEQQLQTLQSQLATAFQTYLTNVRLIELEQRNEAIAKENLDITLEKFKIGTIPTIEFRTAQLNYINAKVRYSEATYQAKLSEITLKQLAGSLTL, from the coding sequence ATGAACTACAGCATACCTAGAATGATTCGTTTATTCATTTTTTTAGTCGGTTTTGTAAGCTTTGCGCAGGCACAAGAGTTGCTTACCGTTGAAGAGGCCGTACGCATCGCCCTTGAAAATAACTACGAAATACGCCTGGCCAAAAATGAACTGCAAATAGATGTAGAAGGGGTAAGCCTGGGCTACGCCGGAATATTACCTAATGTACAAGCGCAGGCCACTGATAATAACAACATACAGGACATTTACCAGGTGCGGTCTGATGGTACGGTACGTGAACTTGATAACGGTAAGAACAACAACCTGAATTATGGAGTGAACCTGGACTGGACGCTCTTTGATGGTTTTGGGATGTTTGCCCGTTATGATCAGTTAAAGGAACTAAAAAACCTGGGCGAGGCAGAACTGCAACAGGCAGTACTGGGCCGGGTTGCAGATGTGATGACCACCTATTTTCAGTTGGTACAGCAAAAGCAGGAACTTGCTGCACTAGACAGCACCCTGGTTATTTCAGAACAGCGGGTAGAATTTGCCCAAAACCGTTTCACTATTGGGAAAGCTTCAAAACTGGAAGTACTCAATGCGCAGGTAGATTTAAATACAGACCAGACCCTATTATTGCGCCAGGTAGAAGAATATAGCAATACAAAAACCCGCCTCAATGAAATCATCGCACGCGATATAGAAACCAAGTTTACCGTGGAAGATGCTATGCTGGTAGATCAGTCCCTTGAACTGGAATCGCTTGAAGATAAGGCAAAGGATCAAAACCCTGAACTTCAGGCGCAGCTCATCAACAAACGTATCGCAGAACTTCAGTTCAAGAGGGTTCGTGCCAATCGCTATCCCGTGCTTGTGGGGACAACAGGCTATAATTTTAATGAATCTGAGTCCAGCCTGGGTTTTACCACAACCTCATCATCACAGGGGTTTAATTATGGTTTTACTGCCAGTGTGAATATTTTTGACGGTTTTACCCAAAACAGGGATGAAAAGATAGCCAAATTACAAATTGAAAACAGTGCTGTCATCATTGAACAACAATTGCAGACCCTGCAATCGCAACTGGCTACCGCCTTTCAAACTTATCTTACTAATGTTCGATTAATCGAACTGGAGCAACGCAATGAAGCGATAGCAAAGGAAAACCTGGATATAACCCTGGAAAAATTTAAGATAGGAACCATCCCCACGATCGAGTTTCGTACTGCCCAACTCAATTACATAAATGCTAAAGTGCGCTACAGCGAGGCGACGTATCAGGCGAAACTTTCTGAAATTACGCTAAAGCAACTGGCGGGAAGTCTTACTTTATAA
- a CDS encoding Gfo/Idh/MocA family protein, with product MKSKESSTASSRRNFIKSTAIATAGISIIPRHVLGGPGFIAPSDKLVVAGIGVGGKGESDIASFAKSGKADIAFLCDVDDRRAANSRKRFPKAKYYKDYREMLDKEAKNIDAVSVSTPDHTHAVAAMAAMELGKHVYVQKPLTHDIYEARKLTEAAKKYKVVTQMGNQGSSGDGVRQLREWYDAGLIGDVSEVYVWTDRPVWPQGIPWPDNATEIPKELDWDLWLGTAPKKNYVGGLVPFNWRGWWDYGTGALGDMGCHLVEPPYRVLNLGYPKNVQCSVGSVYVDEFKRGYFPDSCPPSSHVTMTFPKTDKTEGEVKMHWMDGGIQPTRPEELGPNETFGDGGNGALFIGSKGKMMCGTYGVNPQLLPLSKTEQANVAQTIERVPGGAEGHYAQWVEAAIAGYGNMEVSSPFEIAGPLTETLLIANLAIRGTDIQEQKTRDNGETYMTYPGRNIEMIWDAENMRVTNLEEANKFVKREYSPGWSLT from the coding sequence ATGAAATCAAAAGAATCATCAACAGCCAGTTCCAGAAGGAATTTCATTAAAAGTACTGCTATAGCCACCGCCGGTATTTCCATTATTCCGCGTCACGTATTGGGCGGTCCGGGTTTTATTGCCCCAAGTGATAAACTGGTCGTAGCAGGTATAGGCGTAGGTGGAAAAGGAGAGAGTGATATTGCCAGTTTCGCTAAATCAGGAAAAGCAGACATTGCCTTTCTCTGTGATGTTGATGACCGCCGTGCCGCAAATTCCAGAAAACGTTTTCCTAAAGCTAAATACTATAAGGACTATCGTGAGATGCTTGATAAGGAAGCAAAGAATATTGATGCCGTTTCGGTTTCAACTCCAGACCATACTCATGCTGTCGCAGCCATGGCTGCCATGGAACTTGGTAAACATGTGTATGTACAAAAACCGCTTACCCATGATATCTATGAAGCCCGTAAACTTACCGAGGCTGCAAAAAAATATAAAGTGGTCACCCAGATGGGAAACCAGGGTTCTTCTGGTGATGGCGTACGCCAACTGCGAGAATGGTATGATGCTGGTCTCATAGGTGATGTAAGTGAAGTGTATGTATGGACAGACCGTCCTGTATGGCCACAAGGAATTCCATGGCCAGACAACGCTACAGAGATACCAAAGGAACTGGATTGGGACCTGTGGCTGGGTACTGCTCCCAAGAAGAATTATGTAGGTGGTCTGGTGCCTTTTAACTGGCGCGGCTGGTGGGATTATGGTACAGGAGCCCTTGGCGATATGGGATGTCACCTTGTTGAACCTCCTTATCGCGTGCTCAACCTTGGCTACCCTAAAAATGTACAGTGCAGTGTGGGAAGTGTTTATGTAGACGAATTTAAACGTGGATATTTCCCTGATAGCTGTCCACCTTCTAGTCACGTTACCATGACTTTCCCTAAAACGGACAAAACCGAGGGTGAAGTTAAAATGCACTGGATGGACGGCGGTATCCAACCCACGCGGCCAGAAGAATTAGGTCCCAATGAAACTTTTGGTGACGGCGGCAACGGTGCACTCTTTATAGGTTCCAAAGGGAAAATGATGTGTGGCACTTATGGTGTGAACCCACAATTATTACCGCTTTCAAAAACAGAACAAGCTAACGTAGCCCAAACCATCGAACGCGTTCCCGGCGGTGCCGAAGGACATTATGCACAATGGGTTGAAGCTGCGATCGCTGGTTACGGCAATATGGAGGTAAGTTCGCCCTTTGAAATTGCTGGCCCACTTACCGAAACTCTTTTGATTGCCAACCTTGCCATCAGGGGAACAGATATTCAGGAGCAAAAAACAAGGGATAATGGAGAGACCTATATGACCTACCCCGGTAGAAATATCGAAATGATCTGGGACGCAGAAAATATGCGTGTCACAAATCTGGAAGAGGCTAATAAATTTGTGAAAAGGGAGTACAGCCCAGGCTGGTCACTTACCTAG
- a CDS encoding efflux RND transporter permease subunit — MNLSTLSIKRPVLTIVMNISLILFGIIGYTYLGVREFPSIDPAVVSVSTSYSGANADIIESQITEPLEKSINSIDGIRNLTSSSVQGSSRINIEFNLDKNLEEAANDVRDKVSQAVRSLPDDIDAPPVVSKADADAERILSMTIQSDNKNILELSDYAENVIAQRLETIPGVSSVQIWGQRRYAMKLWIDPIKLASYGATVSDVRSALLAQNVELPSGKLTGANTELTVKTIGNLSTEDDFNNIIILTDGNKIVRLSDIGRASLEGENMETKMSDSGQPMVATAVVPQPGTNYLEIADAFYAEYEKLKKDLPEGFKLNVVIDDTVFVRRAVTEVAETLGISIVLVILVIFLFFRDWSMALRPLIDIPVSLIATFFVMWIFGYSVNVLTLLAIVLATGLVVDDGIVVTENIYKKVEEGMSPIEAAIKGSNEIFFAVISISITLAAVFLPVIFLEGFVGRLFREFGVVLGAAVLISAFVSLTLTPMLNAYLMKPGKQKRGKFYNVTEKYFVQMNKGYADSLSSFMKRKWLSFPILALCIGAIALFYTLLKKETAPYDDRSFVRLSVTAPEGSSYEYMDRYMNDITQLINDSVPEKKVSLVLTSPGFGTSSVNSGRANIALVEPGERERSQHEIANDLNKWASAYVGAKSNVSERPTISVNRRGGPPIQYVIQAPNFQKLQEKIPEFMREAENDPTFSYTDVDLKFDKPELYVTIDREKAESLGVSVRDVAQTLQLSLSGQRFGYFIRSGKQYQVMGQFDKDDRNAPTDLTSIFVRNKDGILIQLDNLVNTAEHSSPPQLFHNNRYMSATVSANLAPGKSIGDGIAAMERIKDKVLDESFTTDLGGESRDFVESSSNTLFAFGLALLLIYLILAAQFESFIDPFIIILTVPMAVAGAVFSLWLFGQSWNIFSQIGTIMLIGLVTKNGILIVEFANQLREEGVPKLEAILKASESRLRPILMTSLTIALGALPIAVSLGAASESRIGMGVVIIGGTVFSLILTLFIIPSIYVMWSREKKHNPELDRVENYENELQHT; from the coding sequence ATGAATCTTTCTACCCTAAGCATTAAACGTCCCGTACTTACCATTGTAATGAATATATCGCTGATCCTTTTCGGCATTATTGGGTACACCTATCTGGGCGTTAGGGAGTTCCCCTCTATTGATCCGGCGGTTGTTTCTGTAAGCACCAGCTATTCTGGCGCCAATGCAGATATAATTGAATCGCAGATTACGGAGCCCCTGGAAAAATCGATCAACTCCATCGATGGTATTCGGAATCTGACATCCTCAAGTGTTCAGGGTTCCAGCCGTATCAATATTGAATTCAATCTGGATAAAAACCTGGAAGAAGCGGCAAACGATGTGCGCGATAAGGTTTCCCAGGCCGTGCGGAGCCTACCTGATGATATTGATGCGCCACCTGTGGTTTCTAAGGCAGACGCAGATGCAGAGCGTATTCTCTCCATGACGATCCAGAGTGACAATAAGAATATCCTTGAACTTTCAGATTATGCAGAAAATGTAATCGCCCAGCGGCTGGAGACCATTCCGGGCGTGAGCAGTGTACAGATCTGGGGACAGCGCCGCTACGCCATGAAATTGTGGATAGATCCTATAAAGCTGGCTTCTTATGGTGCTACCGTTTCTGACGTGCGTAGCGCCCTTTTAGCGCAAAATGTAGAATTACCATCTGGAAAATTAACGGGTGCCAACACAGAACTTACCGTAAAAACTATAGGAAATCTCTCTACTGAAGATGATTTTAACAATATCATTATATTAACAGACGGCAACAAGATCGTTCGGCTTAGTGATATAGGTCGTGCTTCTCTGGAAGGGGAAAACATGGAGACAAAAATGAGCGATTCTGGTCAGCCTATGGTCGCCACGGCCGTTGTTCCGCAGCCGGGAACCAATTATCTGGAGATCGCAGATGCGTTTTATGCCGAATATGAAAAACTGAAAAAAGACCTGCCGGAAGGTTTTAAACTCAATGTGGTCATAGATGACACCGTATTTGTGCGTCGCGCAGTAACGGAAGTGGCCGAAACCCTGGGGATTTCCATCGTGCTTGTGATCCTGGTGATTTTCCTGTTTTTTAGGGATTGGTCCATGGCGCTTCGGCCGCTTATAGATATTCCCGTTTCGCTGATTGCCACCTTTTTTGTGATGTGGATTTTTGGCTATTCGGTCAACGTTCTTACCCTTTTGGCAATCGTACTAGCCACGGGTCTGGTGGTAGATGACGGGATCGTGGTAACCGAAAATATTTATAAAAAAGTAGAGGAGGGGATGTCGCCCATTGAAGCTGCGATCAAAGGTTCAAACGAAATCTTTTTTGCCGTTATTTCAATTTCCATTACCCTGGCTGCGGTCTTTCTACCGGTTATTTTTCTGGAAGGTTTTGTGGGTAGGTTATTTAGGGAATTTGGTGTTGTTTTAGGTGCTGCGGTGCTTATTTCCGCCTTTGTTTCCCTTACGCTCACTCCTATGCTAAACGCGTATTTGATGAAGCCCGGAAAGCAGAAAAGGGGCAAATTTTATAATGTGACCGAAAAGTACTTTGTGCAGATGAATAAGGGGTATGCTGATTCCCTTAGCAGTTTTATGAAACGCAAATGGCTCAGTTTTCCCATTCTGGCCCTGTGTATTGGCGCTATCGCATTATTCTATACATTACTGAAAAAGGAAACGGCTCCCTACGATGACCGAAGTTTTGTGCGTTTAAGTGTTACCGCCCCAGAAGGTTCTTCTTATGAATATATGGATCGTTACATGAACGATATTACCCAACTCATCAATGATTCCGTTCCTGAGAAAAAGGTGAGCCTTGTGCTTACTTCTCCCGGTTTTGGAACCTCTTCGGTAAATAGCGGGCGGGCGAATATTGCGCTCGTAGAACCTGGAGAGAGGGAGCGTTCCCAGCATGAGATTGCCAATGACCTCAATAAATGGGCGAGTGCTTATGTGGGTGCAAAGTCCAATGTTTCCGAAAGGCCTACGATATCTGTAAACCGTCGTGGAGGGCCACCTATTCAATATGTAATCCAGGCGCCCAATTTTCAGAAACTACAGGAAAAAATACCTGAGTTTATGCGCGAGGCAGAAAATGACCCCACATTTTCCTATACTGATGTTGACCTCAAATTTGACAAACCCGAACTCTACGTCACCATAGATCGCGAGAAGGCAGAAAGTCTTGGTGTTTCAGTTCGAGATGTGGCGCAGACGCTTCAATTATCGCTTAGTGGGCAAAGATTTGGTTATTTTATACGAAGCGGGAAACAATATCAGGTCATGGGACAATTTGATAAAGATGACCGCAATGCACCTACTGATCTTACTTCTATTTTTGTCAGGAACAAAGATGGTATTTTGATCCAGTTGGACAATCTTGTCAATACGGCAGAACATAGCAGTCCGCCCCAGCTCTTTCACAACAACAGGTATATGTCTGCCACGGTTTCTGCTAATCTTGCGCCCGGTAAGAGCATAGGCGATGGGATCGCGGCGATGGAGCGTATTAAAGATAAGGTGCTTGATGAAAGTTTCACGACAGACCTGGGCGGGGAGTCCCGCGATTTTGTAGAAAGTAGCAGCAACACGCTTTTCGCTTTTGGCCTTGCGCTATTGCTTATTTATCTTATACTCGCGGCTCAATTTGAAAGTTTTATAGATCCCTTTATCATCATTCTTACCGTTCCCATGGCTGTTGCCGGAGCGGTATTTTCCCTGTGGCTGTTCGGACAGAGCTGGAATATTTTTAGCCAGATCGGTACGATCATGCTCATTGGTCTGGTGACTAAAAATGGTATTCTTATCGTAGAATTTGCCAATCAATTACGGGAAGAGGGTGTTCCTAAACTTGAAGCTATTTTAAAAGCCTCTGAGTCGCGTTTGCGTCCTATATTGATGACGAGCTTAACGATTGCACTGGGTGCTCTGCCTATAGCGGTGTCCCTGGGTGCAGCATCAGAAAGCAGGATAGGGATGGGCGTAGTAATCATCGGTGGAACTGTATTTTCACTGATTCTCACCTTATTTATTATACCGAGTATTTACGTTATGTGGTCAAGGGAGAAAAAACACAATCCCGAACTGGACCGCGTTGAAAACTATGAAAATGAACTACAGCATACCTAG
- a CDS encoding endonuclease/exonuclease/phosphatase family protein yields the protein MVLYYFAGFFILIALLPLVHIKHWAVRGWDYVRVQTSFLQAFVIFLILILSYPERDWQWGMLIGLIATLTLQIIIVIPYSKIYPVGRKRPKNTSHLKKLSLITANVLQDNREYDKFRDLIYKEEPDVFLTMETDKKWEAELECFEKDYPYTVKVPIDNYYGMHLYSKYKLTDTRVEYMVEEDVPSIFTKVHYRKGDPLNLICVHPAPPSPTENETSKERDAELLLAGKKVRDLNAPIVVCGDLNDVVWSRVSRLFRKMTGLIDPRIGRGLYPTFHAEYWYLRFPIDHMFHSQDIYVEEMRRLSYYGSDHFPMYFSLLIKNGTPVDTHPDLDKETEEEIEENIEEGVEAH from the coding sequence ATGGTTTTATACTATTTTGCCGGCTTCTTCATTCTCATTGCCCTGTTGCCGCTTGTGCATATAAAACACTGGGCGGTTCGTGGCTGGGATTATGTACGCGTGCAAACAAGTTTTCTTCAGGCTTTTGTAATATTTCTTATTCTTATACTTTCCTATCCTGAACGCGACTGGCAATGGGGTATGCTCATAGGCCTTATCGCAACGCTAACCCTGCAGATCATTATCGTAATACCGTATTCTAAAATATATCCGGTAGGCAGAAAACGTCCCAAAAACACTTCACATTTAAAGAAACTGAGCTTAATTACCGCAAATGTGCTTCAGGACAATAGGGAATATGACAAATTCCGTGATCTGATCTACAAAGAGGAGCCTGATGTTTTCCTGACCATGGAAACCGATAAAAAATGGGAAGCAGAGTTGGAATGCTTTGAAAAGGACTATCCCTATACCGTCAAGGTTCCCATTGACAATTACTACGGTATGCACTTATATTCAAAATACAAACTTACTGACACCCGCGTAGAATACATGGTTGAAGAGGATGTACCTTCCATTTTTACTAAAGTACATTACCGGAAGGGCGATCCACTCAATCTTATCTGCGTACATCCCGCACCGCCCAGCCCAACAGAAAACGAAACTTCTAAAGAACGTGATGCCGAGCTACTTCTTGCCGGTAAAAAAGTGCGCGATCTCAATGCACCCATTGTCGTGTGTGGTGATCTCAACGATGTTGTATGGTCGCGGGTATCCCGTTTGTTTAGAAAAATGACCGGACTTATAGACCCGCGTATAGGCCGGGGACTGTATCCTACATTTCATGCAGAGTACTGGTATTTACGCTTTCCCATTGATCATATGTTTCACTCCCAGGATATTTATGTAGAGGAAATGCGCCGACTTTCATACTACGGGTCAGATCATTTTCCTATGTATTTTTCTTTATTGATCAAAAACGGTACTCCCGTAGATACCCATCCCGATCTTGACAAAGAAACCGAAGAAGAAATCGAAGAAAATATTGAGGAAGGTGTGGAAGCACACTGA
- a CDS encoding GreA/GreB family elongation factor, translated as MSRGFVKEDDQEEAPIIPPRAALPEGAINYVTPYGLQQLHKERDELEGKIASLDEDDERERRRAMALLNGNLNLLLERIHAARVLEPENQNHTEIRFGAWVTYTVNTGGKPIKIQIVGVDEADVKKNKIAFTAPIAIALTGKKAGDEAVLNLGKEKRNLHIEAVAYEK; from the coding sequence ATGAGCAGAGGTTTTGTAAAGGAAGACGATCAGGAGGAAGCGCCCATTATACCGCCACGCGCCGCACTCCCGGAGGGCGCGATTAACTATGTGACTCCCTATGGATTGCAGCAATTGCATAAAGAGCGTGACGAACTAGAAGGTAAAATTGCCAGCCTCGATGAAGATGATGAGCGGGAGCGCCGGCGAGCGATGGCCCTTCTAAATGGTAACCTCAACCTCCTTCTTGAACGTATACATGCCGCCCGTGTTCTTGAACCCGAAAACCAGAATCACACTGAAATACGTTTTGGGGCCTGGGTAACCTACACAGTCAATACGGGTGGAAAACCGATTAAAATTCAGATTGTAGGCGTAGATGAGGCTGATGTGAAGAAAAACAAAATTGCGTTTACTGCACCCATCGCGATTGCACTTACCGGAAAGAAAGCCGGCGACGAAGCCGTACTCAACCTGGGTAAAGAAAAAAGAAACCTACATATTGAAGCTGTAGCGTATGAGAAGTAA
- a CDS encoding efflux RND transporter periplasmic adaptor subunit, producing the protein MKTKYIVYSVLILGLLGLVAYRVIDNKEKDEAGEQGRGNTMVTVGGMILEPQKFEDNLSLSGSLEANEQIDLRSEVNGVVEQINFEEGSEVKKGQVLFRVNDVELRAQQSMMSSAQKLASENERRAKLLLEKQAISQEEYDVSNADLASSKASSQLINAQLSKATVRAPFSGTIGLREISEGTYVTPQTPIAKLVNTSQLKITFAIPEKYASRMKINNEISFTTPTSTEEQTAKIYAIEPAVEIATRTLRMRAVADNSSGKLYPGTFVNVLLPLETIEDALLVPTEALIPIQNGKKIFVYRNGKAREIEVKTGSRTDSLVRVITGLKARDTILTYGVMALNDGTPVKVNLEDKANIAAK; encoded by the coding sequence ATGAAAACAAAATACATTGTATACTCGGTACTCATACTGGGTTTGCTGGGGCTGGTAGCCTACAGGGTAATTGATAATAAGGAAAAAGATGAAGCTGGTGAGCAGGGACGGGGCAACACGATGGTTACCGTGGGCGGCATGATTCTCGAACCGCAAAAATTTGAGGACAACCTGTCCTTATCTGGTTCCCTTGAAGCGAATGAGCAAATTGACTTGCGCAGTGAGGTCAACGGCGTGGTGGAGCAGATCAATTTTGAAGAAGGTTCTGAGGTAAAAAAAGGCCAGGTTCTTTTTAGGGTAAATGATGTCGAGCTGCGCGCCCAGCAGTCTATGATGAGCAGCGCCCAGAAGCTTGCTTCGGAAAATGAACGCCGGGCCAAATTGCTTCTTGAAAAACAGGCTATTAGTCAGGAAGAATACGATGTTTCAAATGCAGATCTTGCCTCCTCTAAAGCTTCCTCGCAATTAATAAACGCCCAACTATCAAAAGCTACCGTGCGTGCACCTTTTTCTGGTACCATTGGCTTAAGGGAAATATCTGAAGGTACTTATGTGACCCCGCAGACACCTATTGCAAAACTTGTCAATACGAGCCAGTTGAAGATCACGTTTGCCATCCCCGAGAAATATGCTTCCCGGATGAAAATAAATAATGAGATCAGTTTTACGACTCCAACATCTACAGAAGAACAAACGGCGAAAATCTATGCTATTGAACCTGCCGTAGAGATCGCGACCCGAACTCTGCGTATGCGCGCAGTAGCAGACAATAGTTCAGGGAAATTGTATCCTGGGACCTTTGTAAATGTTCTGCTTCCGCTGGAAACTATAGAGGATGCCCTTCTTGTACCTACCGAAGCTTTGATTCCCATTCAAAATGGAAAGAAAATTTTTGTGTACCGCAACGGTAAAGCACGTGAAATCGAGGTAAAAACAGGATCACGCACAGACAGTCTGGTGCGGGTCATAACAGGATTGAAAGCGCGGGACACCATACTTACCTACGGCGTAATGGCGCTCAATGACGGCACGCCCGTTAAGGTGAACCTGGAAGATAAAGCTAATATCGCCGCAAAATGA
- a CDS encoding MOSC domain-containing protein: MKIEQLYVYPLKSARSITREEVEVVQTGFLRDREFAVINTEEQIITARENPALLNIKVALRGDLLELSADDQEPICIDYTKDFQNKVQIELFKIPTEGLLAEHPINKWLSHLLDQSCRLVMIDKQKPRFSSKSKSEIPINFCDASPIHLVTTASLENLNKRLKKQVKIGRFRPNIVVSGSKPFEEEFWKNIKIGNCIFEVVSCTKRCTMITIDPDTSQKDKDQQPLRELASYKKAEGGVDFGVYLVPKSTGTLKLSDAISVNS; encoded by the coding sequence ATGAAAATAGAACAATTGTATGTTTACCCGCTGAAATCGGCCAGATCAATCACAAGGGAAGAAGTTGAAGTTGTGCAAACAGGGTTTCTCAGGGATCGTGAATTTGCGGTAATTAATACGGAAGAGCAAATAATCACCGCCAGGGAAAATCCTGCCTTATTAAATATAAAAGTAGCATTGCGAGGCGATCTTTTAGAACTTTCCGCTGATGACCAAGAACCAATATGCATCGACTATACAAAAGACTTTCAAAATAAGGTACAAATAGAACTTTTTAAGATTCCCACAGAGGGACTTCTAGCGGAGCATCCTATAAATAAATGGCTCAGCCATTTGCTGGATCAATCTTGTAGGCTTGTGATGATAGACAAACAAAAACCACGTTTCTCCTCAAAAAGCAAAAGCGAAATCCCAATTAACTTTTGTGATGCCTCCCCCATACATTTAGTAACCACGGCTTCGCTCGAAAATCTGAACAAAAGACTTAAAAAACAGGTAAAAATAGGCCGTTTTCGACCCAATATAGTGGTTTCTGGGAGTAAGCCTTTTGAAGAGGAATTCTGGAAAAATATCAAAATAGGGAACTGTATTTTTGAAGTGGTTTCCTGTACTAAACGCTGCACCATGATTACAATAGATCCTGATACTTCACAGAAAGATAAGGATCAACAGCCGCTGCGCGAGTTGGCCAGTTATAAAAAGGCGGAAGGAGGTGTTGATTTCGGTGTTTATCTTGTACCAAAATCTACAGGTACCTTAAAATTGAGTGACGCTATAAGCGTTAATTCGTAA
- the rpiA gene encoding ribose-5-phosphate isomerase RpiA — protein sequence MNLDNEKRVAAMEAVKLIENGMIVGLGSGSTSAFMIEELGKMVANGLRIKGVPSSEATHDLAKKLGIPLVDLEEVDKIDINIDGADEFDPQLRLIKGGGGALLREKIVAHNSAYNVIIADSTKQVEKLGKFKLPIETIPFATPSILKELKGQGLNSEIRKKNNADYLTDQNNMIIDIDIYEFSDLDTLNIMLQNIPGIVETGLFLKSTDLVIVGKGDQTIKIHRKN from the coding sequence ATGAATTTGGATAATGAAAAACGGGTAGCAGCTATGGAGGCCGTCAAACTTATAGAAAACGGAATGATCGTTGGTTTGGGATCAGGGTCCACCAGTGCCTTTATGATTGAAGAACTTGGCAAAATGGTTGCTAACGGACTTCGAATTAAAGGCGTTCCATCTTCTGAAGCAACCCATGATCTTGCCAAAAAACTGGGTATACCGCTCGTTGATCTGGAAGAGGTTGATAAAATTGACATCAATATTGACGGGGCAGATGAGTTTGATCCCCAACTTCGTTTGATAAAAGGTGGCGGCGGTGCCTTATTGCGAGAGAAAATCGTCGCGCACAATTCCGCTTATAATGTCATCATAGCAGATTCTACGAAACAAGTAGAAAAACTGGGAAAATTTAAATTACCCATTGAAACCATTCCCTTTGCAACGCCATCTATCCTCAAAGAATTAAAAGGTCAGGGGCTGAATTCTGAAATTCGAAAAAAGAACAATGCAGACTACCTGACAGATCAAAACAACATGATCATAGATATTGATATTTATGAATTTAGCGATCTGGATACTCTCAATATCATGTTACAAAACATACCGGGAATTGTGGAAACCGGATTATTTCTCAAATCAACAGACCTTGTCATTGTGGGGAAAGGAGATCAAACAATTAAAATTCACAGGAAGAACTAA
- a CDS encoding EcsC family protein: protein MTSQSLSLQHIAQEDLQSLKKAKYDLEHVSFLMRAFNTIGTPIDSGLAMIPEKYQDKVQHTIQQALRVAVKANLKTMNNGKTGQKSLNTMYKMVTGFSGAAGGFLGVAGFTADLLFTTKFMMRSILDIARSQGEDVYAIETQLACLEVFALGGTSEDDDELDTSYYATRAALRSAMSHASTYIANNGTSRVIETLAAQSSAPLAKVIGQVSARYSLQVSEKFMAQLLPVVGGVAGASINVLFIAHFQKMATAHFTLRRLERKYGRSFIQGSYAQLSA from the coding sequence ATGACCTCCCAATCCCTAAGTTTACAACATATTGCCCAAGAAGATCTTCAGTCCCTAAAAAAAGCCAAATATGACCTGGAACATGTTTCCTTTTTAATGAGGGCTTTTAATACCATAGGGACACCCATAGATAGTGGCCTGGCCATGATTCCCGAGAAATATCAGGATAAAGTACAGCACACCATTCAACAGGCGTTGCGCGTTGCCGTCAAGGCCAATCTAAAAACCATGAACAATGGTAAAACAGGCCAGAAATCGTTAAATACCATGTACAAAATGGTCACCGGCTTTTCTGGTGCAGCAGGTGGATTTCTGGGCGTAGCAGGCTTTACGGCAGATTTGTTGTTTACCACTAAGTTTATGATGCGTTCCATCCTGGATATCGCCCGCAGTCAGGGTGAGGACGTGTATGCGATAGAAACACAGCTCGCGTGTCTTGAGGTTTTTGCCCTGGGCGGCACTTCTGAAGATGACGACGAACTGGATACGAGCTATTATGCTACCCGCGCAGCCCTACGCTCTGCAATGAGCCACGCCAGTACCTATATTGCAAATAATGGTACCTCCAGGGTTATTGAAACACTGGCAGCACAATCTTCTGCCCCACTTGCAAAAGTAATAGGCCAGGTAAGCGCACGGTACAGTCTTCAAGTGAGTGAAAAATTTATGGCGCAACTACTACCCGTAGTGGGCGGTGTAGCCGGCGCATCTATAAATGTGCTGTTTATCGCCCACTTTCAAAAAATGGCAACTGCACATTTTACCCTTCGCCGGTTAGAGCGCAAGTACGGTCGCTCCTTTATACAGGGATCCTACGCGCAGTTATCAGCGTAG